A single Oceanimonas doudoroffii DNA region contains:
- a CDS encoding ArsJ-associated glyceraldehyde-3-phosphate dehydrogenase has product MTIKVGINGFGRMGRLTMRALFDQHDAEIVHINDPAGDAATLAHLMNFDSVHGRWQHEASADGDAMLIGGSRITVSRNKAIADTNWSGCDIVIEASGKMKSKAVLQAYLDQGVKRVVVSAPVKEEGVLNVVMGVNDHLYDAAEHSIVTAASCTTNCLAPVVKVIHERLGIRHGSMTTIHDITNTQTILDAPHKDLRRARACGMSLIPTTTGSATAITHIFPELKGKLNGHAIRVPLANASITDCVFEVERETTAEEVNALLKAAADSELKGIMGYEERPLVSIDYKTDPRSSVIDALSTMVVNGTQVKIYAWYDNEWGYANRTAELALKVGRG; this is encoded by the coding sequence ATGACCATTAAAGTTGGCATTAACGGTTTTGGCCGCATGGGACGGTTGACCATGCGGGCACTGTTTGATCAGCATGACGCCGAGATTGTGCATATTAATGATCCCGCCGGTGATGCGGCCACCCTGGCCCATTTAATGAACTTTGATTCGGTGCATGGCCGCTGGCAGCATGAGGCCAGTGCAGACGGCGACGCCATGCTGATTGGCGGTTCGCGTATTACCGTCAGCCGTAACAAGGCGATAGCGGACACCAACTGGTCCGGCTGCGATATCGTGATCGAAGCGTCGGGCAAGATGAAAAGCAAGGCCGTGCTGCAGGCCTACCTGGACCAGGGGGTTAAACGGGTGGTGGTCAGTGCACCGGTCAAGGAAGAGGGCGTGCTCAATGTGGTGATGGGTGTCAACGACCACCTCTATGATGCCGCCGAACACTCCATTGTAACGGCGGCGTCCTGCACCACCAACTGCCTGGCCCCGGTGGTCAAGGTGATTCATGAGCGGCTGGGCATTCGGCACGGCTCCATGACCACCATTCACGACATTACCAATACCCAGACCATTCTGGATGCGCCCCACAAGGATCTGCGTCGTGCCCGAGCCTGTGGCATGAGCCTGATTCCTACCACCACCGGCTCGGCCACGGCCATCACCCATATCTTTCCGGAGCTGAAGGGCAAGCTGAACGGCCATGCCATTCGTGTGCCGCTGGCCAATGCCTCCATCACCGACTGTGTGTTTGAGGTTGAACGGGAAACCACGGCGGAAGAGGTGAACGCCCTGCTGAAGGCGGCCGCCGATAGCGAGCTGAAGGGCATTATGGGCTACGAAGAGCGTCCGCTGGTGTCCATCGATTACAAGACGGATCCGCGCTCCAGCGTGATTGATGCCCTTTCCACCATGGTGGTCAATGGTACCCAGGTGAAAATCTATGCCTGGTATGACAACGAGTGGGGTTATGCCAACCGCACCGCCGAGCTGGCGCTGAAGGTGGGGCGTGGGTAA
- the arsJ gene encoding organoarsenical effux MFS transporter ArsJ: protein MLTRLSPAIRQYLVVTGNYWAFTLTDGALRMLVVLHFHGLGYAPLEIALLFLFYEIFGVITNLVGGWLGAHLGLNRTMNIGLVLQVLALSMLLVPAAWLTVPWVMAAQALSGIAKDLNKMSAKSSIKLLVPGEAQGKLYQWVAILTGSKNALKGVGFFLGGALLMGLGFAGAVAAMAIALTLVWLLSLALLRQDLGKAKNKPRFRDIFSKSRSINILSAARMFLFGARDVWFVVALPVFLSQTLGWNHSQTGGFLALWVIGYGMVQALAPRITGKASGRVPDGRAATVWALILTLLPGAMALGLMAEWDPTVVLIGGLLLFGAVFAVNSSLHSYLIVSYAGDDGVSLDVGFYYMSNAMGRLLGTVLSGWIFQLAGQGSSGIQACLWVSAGFLLLTTLISFGLPRSSRAA, encoded by the coding sequence ATGCTGACTCGGCTTTCCCCCGCCATTCGCCAGTATCTGGTGGTAACGGGCAATTACTGGGCCTTTACGCTGACCGACGGCGCCCTGCGCATGCTGGTGGTGCTGCATTTTCACGGGCTGGGTTATGCGCCGCTGGAGATTGCGCTGCTGTTTCTGTTCTATGAAATCTTCGGCGTAATCACCAACCTGGTCGGGGGTTGGCTGGGTGCCCATCTGGGCCTGAACCGCACCATGAATATCGGCCTGGTGCTGCAGGTGCTGGCGCTGTCCATGCTGCTGGTGCCCGCCGCCTGGCTGACTGTGCCCTGGGTGATGGCGGCGCAGGCGTTGTCGGGCATTGCTAAGGATCTCAACAAGATGAGTGCCAAAAGCTCCATCAAGTTGCTGGTGCCCGGTGAAGCCCAGGGCAAGCTCTACCAGTGGGTGGCCATTCTCACCGGCTCTAAGAATGCCCTCAAGGGTGTGGGCTTTTTCCTTGGCGGTGCCCTGCTGATGGGGCTGGGCTTTGCCGGCGCGGTGGCGGCCATGGCCATTGCGCTGACGCTGGTGTGGCTGCTGAGCCTGGCATTGCTCAGGCAGGATCTGGGCAAGGCGAAAAACAAGCCCAGATTTCGCGACATTTTTTCCAAAAGCCGCTCCATCAATATTCTGTCGGCGGCACGCATGTTCCTGTTTGGTGCCCGTGATGTCTGGTTTGTGGTTGCGCTGCCGGTGTTTCTGTCCCAGACATTGGGCTGGAATCACAGTCAGACCGGCGGCTTTCTGGCCCTGTGGGTGATCGGCTATGGCATGGTGCAGGCGCTGGCGCCGCGCATCACCGGCAAGGCGTCGGGCCGAGTGCCCGACGGTCGAGCGGCTACGGTGTGGGCGTTGATACTGACCCTGTTGCCCGGGGCGATGGCGCTGGGGCTGATGGCTGAATGGGATCCGACGGTCGTGCTCATCGGCGGCCTGCTGCTGTTTGGTGCCGTGTTCGCGGTTAACTCTTCGCTGCACAGTTATCTGATCGTCAGCTACGCCGGTGACGATGGCGTTTCCCTGGATGTGGGCTTCTACTATATGTCCAACGCCATGGGGCGCCTGCTGGGCACCGTGCTGTCGGGCTGGATTTTCCAGTTGGCGGGACAGGGCAGCAGCGGCATACAGGCCTGCCTGTGGGTGTCTGCGGGATTCCTGCTGCTGACGACGCTGATTTCATTCGGCTTGCCCCGTTCTTCCAGGGCGGCCTGA